The region TCAGGACCCTGAGTGACAATAGCTGGAGTGACCTGGAGACCCACCTGGAGGAAGAGGCGCCCAAGGTGAGGGCTGTCCAGGCCCATCTGGGAAGGGAGCATCTCTGCCTTCGCCCAGCTGTCCCTGACCCTGTCCCTCTGCACCCCCCACGCCCAGCGGCTCTGGGCTCGCTGCCAGGTGCCTCACTTCTCCTGGTTCCTCGTGGTTTCGCGCCCTGTGTCTGACGCCTGCCTGGTGCCACCAGAGGGGACATTGCTGTGCTCCTCAGGACATCCTGGGGTCAAGGTCACATTCCCCCCTGGGGCCACTGAGGAGCCCCGTCATGTCCGCATGCAGGTACGGGCAGGGCAGCTGCCAAGGGTGGCGGGTGGTGCCTGGGCACAGAGGTGATCGCTCGGGTGCCCTCTGCTCCAGGTGGTGCGCGTGGGCAGCAGAGAACTGCCGGCCCTGCTGGGAGAGCCTGAGGCGGCCACCAGCCCCCTGCTCTACCTCTCCCAGAGCGGCCCCCCCAGCTTCCTTCGGCCGGTCACCGTGCAACTGCCTCTGCCCCCCGGCGTCACAGGTGAGAGGCGGCTGTGTGGCCTCCTGGACTTGTAGccacggggtgggggggacagtTCTCAGAAGGGGGGCCCCGGGCAGGGAGGCCTCAGCCTGTGGCCCCCTGCCACCCACAGGCCTGAGTCTGGACCGCTCGCACCTGCACCTGCTGTACCGGGCCCCTCCCGCGGCCACCTGGGATGACATCACGGCGCAGGTGGCGCTGGAGCTCACCCACCTGTATGCTCGCTTCCAGGTCACGCGCTTCTCCTGGTCAGTGCCCCCCCCCGCCGCTTCCTcggtcccccacccccgccccggtcTGCGCACCCCGCTCACCCCCAGCCTTCCCAGGTACTGGCTCTGGTACACCACCAAGACCTGCGTGGGGGGCCTGGCACGGAAGGCCTGGGAGCGGCTGCGGCTGCACCGCGTGAACCTCATTGCGCTGCAGAGGCGCCGGGACCCCGAGCAGGTCCTGCTGCAGTGCCTGCCCCGCAACaaggtgggggcgggggcagagggctgggagggctgggagggcggggcgggggccgggggccaGGGCAGGGCATCGGGCTCCCAGCCAGTGGGTCGTCCTCGCAGGTGGATAGCACCTTGCGGCGGCTGCTGGAGCGGTACCGCGGCCCGGAGCCCTCAGACACCGTGGAGATGTTTGAGGGTGAGAAGTTCTTCGCTGCCTTCGAGAGGGGCATCGAAGTGGATGCCGGTAGGCTCCCTGCGCCCGGAGAAGGGACCCTGGGGCCTGTCCCCGCAGTCCCTGCTGAGCCCACCGCCTGCCCCCAGACCGTCCAGACTGTGTGGAGGGCAGGGTGTGCTTCGTCTTCTACTCACACCTGAAGAACCTGAAGGAGGTGTACGTGACCACAACCCTGGACCGGCGGGCTCAGGCCGTGAGGGGCCAGGTGGGCCAACAGGGTAGGGCCCCCCGGGCTGCCTGGGCCGAGGCCGGAGCACTGAAGCCCACCTCATCCCACCCACAGGTGTCCTTCTACCGGGGAGAGGTGCCAGAGGAGGTGCCTGAGGAGGCGGGGGCTGCTCGGCAGAAGAGGGGTGCAGACACCCCGTGGATGGCCACTCTGCCCATCAAGCTGCCGGTGCGGCCTGGCGGGGGGAGCGTGTgtgaagggggaagggggtggccaGGGGTATGTGCCTGGGCACAGAGGTGGTCGCTCGGGTGCCCTCTGCTCCTGGCGGGGCCAGGGCTCACTGCCACTGCGTCCTCCCCACAGAGACTGCGGGGATCCgagggcccagggcagggggctgGCCTCTCCCTGGCACCTCTGAACCTGGGCGACGCCGAGACtgggttcctgacacagagcaacCTGCTAAATGTGGCCGGCCGCCTGGGCCCTGACTGGCCAGCCGTGGCCCTGCACCTGGGTTTGCCCTACCGTGAGCTGCAGCGCATCCGGCATGAGTTCCGGTGAGTTCTTTTGAGCCTCCCTTCCCACTGCTGGCCTGCCTACTGGAGGCTGGCTGAAGTTCTGTgcaggggaggtgggggcagggcaaATAGTCAGAAAAGGGAGGGTCTGGCCACCCCTGGCCCGGGGAGAAAGGAACCCACCTTGGGAGGGTGATCAAGACCCTGGGTGTGGCGGGTGGTCCTGGGCTGGGCCCCTCCCTCACCATTCCCCTGTCCCCCCAGGGACGACCTGGATGGGCAGATCCGCCATATGCTCTTCTCCTGGGCTGAGCGCCAGGCTGGGCAGCCAGGGGCCGTGGGGCTCCTCGTGCAGGCCCTGGAGCAGAGTGACCGGCGGGACGTGGCCGAAGAGGTGCGGGCTGTCTTGGAGCTTGGCCGCCGCAAGTACCAGGAGGGCATCCAGCGCACAAGCCTGGCCCCCGGGGACCTTGGCCCACCTGGCTCTTCAGCATCACAATCCGCCGAGCCTGCCCAGGCCTAGAACCTACCGAC is a window of Eschrichtius robustus isolate mEscRob2 chromosome 11, mEscRob2.pri, whole genome shotgun sequence DNA encoding:
- the PIDD1 gene encoding p53-induced death domain-containing protein 1 isoform X5, with the translated sequence MRRGPETRRRERSLPGPCLSRPAWRAGTCLAPEDSRWAMAAVAEGLEPETAAVEDAVRDATDAADAGLGAPPLLVGNRLSLDLYPRGCHRLLHLCARQVRQLLEVEFLRLSGHEDPQLLQATLARLPWSLPRLRSLVLKGGQHRDALGACLRGSLATLPASLSGLAHLAHLDLSFNSLETLPACVPQLCGLGALLLSHNCLSELPEALGALPALTFLAATHNRLQTLPTALGSLSTLQRLDLSENLLDALPPEIGGLSSLAELNLASNRLQGLPASLAGLRSLRLLVLHSNLLASVPAGLARLPLLTRLDLRDNQLQDVPPELLDAPFVRLQGNPLGGPSPAPHSPPGTPVVPEMPRLLLTSDLDSFAVTPLGCSVTLACGVRLQFPVGATATPVTVRYRLWLPEPRLVPLGPHDSLLSGVLELQPHGVAFQKEVGLWLLFVPPRARRCREVVVRTLSDNSWSDLETHLEEEAPKRLWARCQVPHFSWFLVVSRPVSDACLVPPEGTLLCSSGHPGVKVTFPPGATEEPRHVRMQVVRVGSRELPALLGEPEAATSPLLYLSQSGPPSFLRPVTVQLPLPPGVTGLSLDRSHLHLLYRAPPAATWDDITAQVALELTHLYARFQVTRFSWYWLWYTTKTCVGGLARKAWERLRLHRVNLIALQRRRDPEQVLLQCLPRNKVDSTLRRLLERYRGPEPSDTVEMFEDRPDCVEGRVCFVFYSHLKNLKEVYVTTTLDRRAQAVRGQVSFYRGEVPEEVPEEAGAARQKRGADTPWMATLPIKLPRLRGSEGPGQGAGLSLAPLNLGDAETGFLTQSNLLNVAGRLGPDWPAVALHLGLPYRELQRIRHEFRDDLDGQIRHMLFSWAERQAGQPGAVGLLVQALEQSDRRDVAEEVRAVLELGRRKYQEGIQRTSLAPGDLGPPGSSASQSAEPAQA
- the PIDD1 gene encoding p53-induced death domain-containing protein 1 isoform X4, which encodes MAAVAEGLEPETAAVEDAVRDATDAADAGLGAPPLLVGNRLSLDLYPRGCHRLLHLCARQVRQLLEVEFLRLSGHEDPQLLQATLARLPWSLPRLRSLVLKGGQHRDALGACLRGSLATLPASLSGLAHLAHLDLSFNSLETLPACVPQLCGLGALLLSHNCLSELPEALGALPALTFLAATHNRLQTLPTALGSLSTLQRLDLSENLLDALPPEIGGLSSLAELNLASNRLQGLPASLAGLRSLRLLVLHSNLLASVPAGLARLPLLTRLDLRDNQLQDVPPELLDAPFVRLQGNPLGGPSPAPHSPPGTPVVPEMPRLLLTSDLDSFAVTPLGCSVTLACGVRLQFPVGATATPVTVRYRLWLPEPRLVPLGPHDSLLSGVLELQPHGVAFQKEVGLWLLFVPPRARRCREVVVRTLSDNSWSDLETHLEEEAPKRLWARCQVPHFSWFLVVSRPVSDACLVPPEGTLLCSSGHPGVKVTFPPGATEEPRHVRMQVVRVGSRELPALLGEPEAATSPLLYLSQSGPPSFLRPVTVQLPLPPGVTGLSLDRSHLHLLYRAPPAATWDDITAQVALELTHLYARFQVTRFSWSVPPPAASSVPHPRPGLRTPLTPSLPRYWLWYTTKTCVGGLARKAWERLRLHRVNLIALQRRRDPEQVLLQCLPRNKVDSTLRRLLERYRGPEPSDTVEMFEGEKFFAAFERGIEVDADRPDCVEGRVCFVFYSHLKNLKEVYVTTTLDRRAQAVRGQVSFYRGEVPEEVPEEAGAARQKRGADTPWMATLPIKLPRLRGSEGPGQGAGLSLAPLNLGDAETGFLTQSNLLNVAGRLGPDWPAVALHLGLPYRELQRIRHEFRDDLDGQIRHMLFSWAERQAGQPGAVGLLVQALEQSDRRDVAEEVRAVLELGRRKYQEGIQRTSLAPGDLGPPGSSASQSAEPAQA
- the PIDD1 gene encoding p53-induced death domain-containing protein 1 isoform X6, whose protein sequence is MLGCHRLLHLCARQVRQLLEVEFLRLSGHEDPQLLQATLARLPWSLPRLRSLVLKGGQHRDALGACLRGSLATLPASLSGLAHLAHLDLSFNSLETLPACVPQLCGLGALLLSHNCLSELPEALGALPALTFLAATHNRLQTLPTALGSLSTLQRLDLSENLLDALPPEIGGLSSLAELNLASNRLQGLPASLAGLRSLRLLVLHSNLLASVPAGLARLPLLTRLDLRDNQLQDVPPELLDAPFVRLQGNPLGGPSPAPHSPPGTPVVPEMPRLLLTSDLDSFAVTPLGCSVTLACGVRLQFPVGATATPVTVRYRLWLPEPRLVPLGPHDSLLSGVLELQPHGVAFQKEVGLWLLFVPPRARRCREVVVRTLSDNSWSDLETHLEEEAPKRLWARCQVPHFSWFLVVSRPVSDACLVPPEGTLLCSSGHPGVKVTFPPGATEEPRHVRMQVVRVGSRELPALLGEPEAATSPLLYLSQSGPPSFLRPVTVQLPLPPGVTGLSLDRSHLHLLYRAPPAATWDDITAQVALELTHLYARFQVTRFSWSVPPPAASSVPHPRPGLRTPLTPSLPRYWLWYTTKTCVGGLARKAWERLRLHRVNLIALQRRRDPEQVLLQCLPRNKVDSTLRRLLERYRGPEPSDTVEMFEGEKFFAAFERGIEVDADRPDCVEGRVCFVFYSHLKNLKEVYVTTTLDRRAQAVRGQVSFYRGEVPEEVPEEAGAARQKRGADTPWMATLPIKLPRLRGSEGPGQGAGLSLAPLNLGDAETGFLTQSNLLNVAGRLGPDWPAVALHLGLPYRELQRIRHEFRDDLDGQIRHMLFSWAERQAGQPGAVGLLVQALEQSDRRDVAEEVRAVLELGRRKYQEGIQRTSLAPGDLGPPGSSASQSAEPAQA
- the PIDD1 gene encoding p53-induced death domain-containing protein 1 isoform X7, encoding MPRLLLTSDLDSFAVTPLGCSVTLACGVRLQFPVGATATPVTVRYRLWLPEPRLVPLGPHDSLLSGVLELQPHGVAFQKEVGLWLLFVPPRARRCREVVVRTLSDNSWSDLETHLEEEAPKRLWARCQVPHFSWFLVVSRPVSDACLVPPEGTLLCSSGHPGVKVTFPPGATEEPRHVRMQVVRVGSRELPALLGEPEAATSPLLYLSQSGPPSFLRPVTVQLPLPPGVTGLSLDRSHLHLLYRAPPAATWDDITAQVALELTHLYARFQVTRFSWSVPPPAASSVPHPRPGLRTPLTPSLPRYWLWYTTKTCVGGLARKAWERLRLHRVNLIALQRRRDPEQVLLQCLPRNKVDSTLRRLLERYRGPEPSDTVEMFEGEKFFAAFERGIEVDADRPDCVEGRVCFVFYSHLKNLKEVYVTTTLDRRAQAVRGQVSFYRGEVPEEVPEEAGAARQKRGADTPWMATLPIKLPRLRGSEGPGQGAGLSLAPLNLGDAETGFLTQSNLLNVAGRLGPDWPAVALHLGLPYRELQRIRHEFRDDLDGQIRHMLFSWAERQAGQPGAVGLLVQALEQSDRRDVAEEVRAVLELGRRKYQEGIQRTSLAPGDLGPPGSSASQSAEPAQA
- the PIDD1 gene encoding p53-induced death domain-containing protein 1 isoform X3, with amino-acid sequence MRRGPETRRRERSLPGPCLSRPAWRAGTCLAPEDSRWAMAAVAEGLEPETAAVEDAVRDATDAADAGLGAPPLLVGNRLSLDLYPRGCHRLLHLCARQVRQLLEVEFLRLSGHEDPQLLQATLARLPWSLPRLRSLVLKGGQHRDALGACLRGSLATLPASLSGLAHLAHLDLSFNSLETLPACVPQLCGLGALLLSHNCLSELPEALGALPALTFLAATHNRLQTLPTALGSLSTLQRLDLSENLLDALPPEIGGLSSLAELNLASNRLQGLPASLAGLRSLRLLVLHSNLLASVPAGLARLPLLTRLDLRDNQLQDVPPELLDAPFVRLQGNPLGGPSPAPHSPPGTPVVPEMPRLLLTSDLDSFAVTPLGCSVTLACGVRLQFPVGATATPVTVRYRLWLPEPRLVPLGPHDSLLSGVLELQPHGVAFQKEVGLWLLFVPPRARRCREVVVRTLSDNSWSDLETHLEEEAPKRLWARCQVPHFSWFLVVSRPVSDACLVPPEGTLLCSSGHPGVKVTFPPGATEEPRHVRMQVVRVGSRELPALLGEPEAATSPLLYLSQSGPPSFLRPVTVQLPLPPGVTGLSLDRSHLHLLYRAPPAATWDDITAQVALELTHLYARFQVTRFSWYWLWYTTKTCVGGLARKAWERLRLHRVNLIALQRRRDPEQVLLQCLPRNKVDSTLRRLLERYRGPEPSDTVEMFEGEKFFAAFERGIEVDADRPDCVEGRVCFVFYSHLKNLKEVYVTTTLDRRAQAVRGQVSFYRGEVPEEVPEEAGAARQKRGADTPWMATLPIKLPRLRGSEGPGQGAGLSLAPLNLGDAETGFLTQSNLLNVAGRLGPDWPAVALHLGLPYRELQRIRHEFRDDLDGQIRHMLFSWAERQAGQPGAVGLLVQALEQSDRRDVAEEVRAVLELGRRKYQEGIQRTSLAPGDLGPPGSSASQSAEPAQA
- the PIDD1 gene encoding p53-induced death domain-containing protein 1 isoform X1, with translation MRRGPETRRRERSLPGPCLSRPAWRAGTCLAPEDSRWAMAAVAEGLEPETAAVEDAVRDATDAADAGLGAPPLLVGNRLSLDLYPRGCHRLLHLCARQVRQLLEVEFLRLSGHEDPQLLQATLARLPWSLPRLRSLVLKGGQHRDALGACLRGSLATLPASLSGLAHLAHLDLSFNSLETLPACVPQLCGLGALLLSHNCLSELPEALGALPALTFLAATHNRLQTLPTALGSLSTLQRLDLSENLLDALPPEIGGLSSLAELNLASNRLQGLPASLAGLRSLRLLVLHSNLLASVPAGLARLPLLTRLDLRDNQLQDVPPELLDAPFVRLQGNPLGGPSPAPHSPPGTPVVPEMPRLLLTSDLDSFAVTPLGCSVTLACGVRLQFPVGATATPVTVRYRLWLPEPRLVPLGPHDSLLSGVLELQPHGVAFQKEVGLWLLFVPPRARRCREVVVRTLSDNSWSDLETHLEEEAPKRLWARCQVPHFSWFLVVSRPVSDACLVPPEGTLLCSSGHPGVKVTFPPGATEEPRHVRMQVVRVGSRELPALLGEPEAATSPLLYLSQSGPPSFLRPVTVQLPLPPGVTGLSLDRSHLHLLYRAPPAATWDDITAQVALELTHLYARFQVTRFSWSVPPPAASSVPHPRPGLRTPLTPSLPRYWLWYTTKTCVGGLARKAWERLRLHRVNLIALQRRRDPEQVLLQCLPRNKVDSTLRRLLERYRGPEPSDTVEMFEGEKFFAAFERGIEVDADRPDCVEGRVCFVFYSHLKNLKEVYVTTTLDRRAQAVRGQVSFYRGEVPEEVPEEAGAARQKRGADTPWMATLPIKLPRLRGSEGPGQGAGLSLAPLNLGDAETGFLTQSNLLNVAGRLGPDWPAVALHLGLPYRELQRIRHEFRDDLDGQIRHMLFSWAERQAGQPGAVGLLVQALEQSDRRDVAEEVRAVLELGRRKYQEGIQRTSLAPGDLGPPGSSASQSAEPAQA
- the PIDD1 gene encoding p53-induced death domain-containing protein 1 isoform X2, coding for MVHGYRKRGLPGPCLSRPAWRAGTCLAPEDSRWAMAAVAEGLEPETAAVEDAVRDATDAADAGLGAPPLLVGNRLSLDLYPRGCHRLLHLCARQVRQLLEVEFLRLSGHEDPQLLQATLARLPWSLPRLRSLVLKGGQHRDALGACLRGSLATLPASLSGLAHLAHLDLSFNSLETLPACVPQLCGLGALLLSHNCLSELPEALGALPALTFLAATHNRLQTLPTALGSLSTLQRLDLSENLLDALPPEIGGLSSLAELNLASNRLQGLPASLAGLRSLRLLVLHSNLLASVPAGLARLPLLTRLDLRDNQLQDVPPELLDAPFVRLQGNPLGGPSPAPHSPPGTPVVPEMPRLLLTSDLDSFAVTPLGCSVTLACGVRLQFPVGATATPVTVRYRLWLPEPRLVPLGPHDSLLSGVLELQPHGVAFQKEVGLWLLFVPPRARRCREVVVRTLSDNSWSDLETHLEEEAPKRLWARCQVPHFSWFLVVSRPVSDACLVPPEGTLLCSSGHPGVKVTFPPGATEEPRHVRMQVVRVGSRELPALLGEPEAATSPLLYLSQSGPPSFLRPVTVQLPLPPGVTGLSLDRSHLHLLYRAPPAATWDDITAQVALELTHLYARFQVTRFSWSVPPPAASSVPHPRPGLRTPLTPSLPRYWLWYTTKTCVGGLARKAWERLRLHRVNLIALQRRRDPEQVLLQCLPRNKVDSTLRRLLERYRGPEPSDTVEMFEGEKFFAAFERGIEVDADRPDCVEGRVCFVFYSHLKNLKEVYVTTTLDRRAQAVRGQVSFYRGEVPEEVPEEAGAARQKRGADTPWMATLPIKLPRLRGSEGPGQGAGLSLAPLNLGDAETGFLTQSNLLNVAGRLGPDWPAVALHLGLPYRELQRIRHEFRDDLDGQIRHMLFSWAERQAGQPGAVGLLVQALEQSDRRDVAEEVRAVLELGRRKYQEGIQRTSLAPGDLGPPGSSASQSAEPAQA